The Spea bombifrons isolate aSpeBom1 chromosome 7, aSpeBom1.2.pri, whole genome shotgun sequence genomic interval ACAAATGCTTGCTTTTAACAAGCAGGTTATCAAGAAACATACACGCTTAAAACTGATTTTCTTTGGTGACCGGAACTCCCCTTTAATTGGGACTTTATAATGGCTTCTCACACCATTCGTATCTGTTAAAGCCGTAGCCGGTCTTCTTCTAGAGAAGCGGCTCTCCAAGCGACGTGGAGATAGAGCCCTCAAGATCCTCGGCTAACAACCTGAACAAACATGACGTGTGCGAACAGCTCGGAAGAGTTATGAGAGCGGCATTTCCACAATAGCAGATACCACCGGCCTATCAGATTGTCCAAAGTTTGGAAAATTATGTCTGATTTTTTTCTAGAGAAACTTTTTGATGGGCCTATGTGAGCCCCTGGCTCTCAAAAAGGTCAAGATGGCTTTTATacagttttttcccctttctaaAGTCTGCCAACATTTTAAGCCTTTGGTCAGAGACCATTGATAATTGTATTAATGGCATTTGGCAGCTACCGAAATTAATACTTCCATGACATCTGTTTCCTAAAGCCAGACGTGCAGCCAGAAGAAGGAGTTCTAGTTCAGCCCCAGATAAAATCGTTAGGGTATGGAAGACTGAATGGTTTAGGTGCAGAAAGTGCTCGTTTCAATCCGTGGAACACGTAACGGAGGGTAGGGTAAAAATAGTTTTACAGTGCAATCCTGCATGCGTTTTGGCCCATAATAAATGGGATTTCAGGTCACCACTCTTAACCCCCCGCCAAgcctggagggaaaaaaaaaaagcagctctTCTGGCACTGAACAGGTTAAAGACAAAAACAGTGGTAAAAAAATTAACCTATTTAAAATGATCCTAACACAGTTGcaagtttatatatacatttacacgcACTGTAAACAGTTGGCAGAAGGGAACGACACGGCTATTCACACGGTATATGGGTAGATCCACCCTTTGCATAAACAACGTGGTTTTAACAATGGACTGGTTAAGGCAAAGTACGGACTATAAAGGGGATGTTTGTATACCGAcatgagaagaaaaaacaaaaaaaaaaaaagtattcacaATGTGGACAGTAACATCCGATCCCAATTAATGGATGTCAACTTTTAACAAGAACTAATTTAATCTACACGGGCGTTCTCAAAAAGAAAACGTTCTAGTATATAGGAtcctaaacaaaacatttaatcgCCAACCTCTTTTAGCGCCTGGGGGGGGCGTGGTCTTTTAatactgtgatgtcactgtCCCTGACTGATAAGTACTATCTGccacatttaacccttttggagCACTGGAGGcgagcaataaaaaaaaaaaaaaaaaaagttaaacttcTATATGTATAGTTTTGTAACGTTAGCCGGTTTAATGTGTGTTCGTTGCATGGTTTGAGTCTCATTTAAATAACTGCTAATGTGTATCTTCcggaagaaacaaaaaataggtACCGTAATCAtatcctatgtgtgcaataatTGTATACACCTGGGAAAAACTTTACAAACAGCTTTTAACACAGCGACCGGAATAAAACGGCAGAACTTCAAAATGTTGGAAGGTAACAGTCAGATAAACACTCGAATATAATGAGGTTCGGCGCGCTTTGATCACGTTGATCAaaagccaccccccccccagagtgCAAACATAGGGTTACTATCATTATCAAACCGAGTGCTTGCGATATCTTTAAAATTCTTGGGTAATGAATGCTTTTAGTTACAGAAAAGAGGAATTTGAGTTTGATCAGTTTTCTTCGAGATGAATACACTTTTGTTCTTCATTCTACACATTCCTTtcactttttttcccttccgccattttttttttgtggcatcTCTTCCAAATAGCATTTCAGAATCTCCTTCACTCGGGCTACATGCTGAATCCTTAAAGTACCAAACAGAATGTGAAGTATATCCTTTTACCGTCTGAATTTATGACTTTGGCTGTGCCTTCCGTTCAGTATTCACCGTTTCTAGAATATGATTTTCAAGGCCATAAAGAAAGTCAGGTTGTGACCTTCACATCACGCTACAGCTCTTTGCTTTGTCCTTTCTCAAGTCCGTGGATACTGTAGTCAGTTCAGGTCTGCTAGGCATGTGTGAAATTCTCTTTGTTGTCCTTTGTGTCTTATTCCTTTTCAGATTTTTGTTAGCCTTATTTACACAAGCTAGCGTGGCGACGTGAAAAATGTCCCTCACACTGTTTTCGGACTGTAAGGCAGAGCATTCGATATACGTGGCAGCTCCGATCTGTTTAGCCATGTTTGCTCCCTGTAAgagaaataaatcagattttattttttttattttttttgacattttgtataatttataattatgtaAGAATTAACATGTTATAATCTTATTTTAACAGGGAGAAAGAAGATTCGTTTATGAACACAAATTAGAAAGCCTGCTAATGCGGTATCAAGATTTAATCTGGAGGAGAGAACAAGCATGGCTCTACATACAATATCTAACATGAAGGTGCACTGAAGCCACCTCTGCTGGTGCTTTGCTCCCCGGACCTTATTTAACTCGATCCTTGAAGAACACGTGAAGTTCTGCCATCTTCTAATCACCCAGCAGATCCATGCGATTGCCGGTGACATTTTAAGCCCTGACGTAGACCGCTATCTTAATCTAGGATAATTTAAAGCTCTGGGGATTTAGATTACAAATAGCGCTATGTTTTAACCACTTACCCAAAGACTGACAAAGCTCTGGAACTCCTTTACATGATATTAGTTTAAGTGCCTAGTCATTGGAGAGGGTGGGTagtgcattttaattatattcatcattaaaaaaaaaaaaaaaaaaaaaaaaaaggaagtctGGAAACTATGGgattgacctggagtctccgagAGAAGCCCTGCTGCCCCAGGTCTGCGGGTATGGAAGAGGCattggccacacccacttcccGCAGTTTCCCCTACTAATCCCTGCCTACTTCAGGAAGGGTGTGGTCAGCCCCGCCACACGTGTCTAGCTCCACTCCATTcacagctagccccaccccatCATTAAGCCACTCCCCAAAGGAAGAGCTCCAGATACCCTACTATAAGCTCCCAGCTATGCCAATTCTGGTAAACGCACCTTTAAATGGGACACGGCTATATTTTTAGCTAGCATTTAGTGCTGCAGGGCCCCTCGATACTCTAATACCTGCCCAAGATTCAGGAGGAAGGAAGAGGGATTTGGGTGCTATGGAATATATgaatttacaagaaaaaaataaataaataaaaagttgccTCTTAGTAAAACCTTCTACCACTTtagttacaaaataaacctaacGCCTTAGATTAGAAGCTGGGCTCACCTGATCGTAAGATACCGGTGCTTGCCGATGGTTAGACAGTTCAACCAGTGTGCTAAGATCCGTTCGCAGATCAGACTTGCATCCAACCAACAGCATTTTAGTATTGGGGCAAAACTCCTGAATTTCACCTTTCCACTGTAAAAAAACagaccaaatatatatacattggttATCAGTACAAATATGCTGCACATGTTAAAAGGGAGACATGCAGGTCAAAAACACATTGGTTATGAAAATTACACCAATTTATGGGATATAGTTTAGTTACCGATTTAAAATGTAAGTTgttggcaatatataaataaaagataataaatcaGGAGTTACCCATTCCCCATGCCTGATATAGTACATGTCTAACGATATGTTCATTACATGCAGAATGTGCACAGAAATCTACCTTTTTCAGAACGCTGTCTAGAGTCTCCGGACGGCTGATgtcaaaacatattaaaaccGCATCAGAATCTGGATAGGAAAGCGGACGGACGTTGTCATAATAAGGAGATCctatgagaaaaagaaaagaacgtTCACATTAACCATTGTTATGCCTGTCTTTCTCCACAAGCATGCGTTTAAAAACCCATTAACATTCACAATGTTGCAAAACATAACAATTGCTTCAATATTCAGGATGCACCTTTTTACAAGCACAAGAGGCAAGAAATAGTAGGTAGTGCAATccccatggcaaccaatggaatgctcCTGTCAGCTGACCCACTTTCAACGTCATATTTATGGTCACGACCAGACTGGGGATGATGAAgcggctctggcactttaaaacCGGTGGCCACCAAACAATAAGTGCAGTTTGATAGGAAAGCGATTCCAAGTCCATcaagattcatttttttttttttatgaattaagaCAAACAAATGCTGTTCTTTCTCACAGAACGAATTCAGAGACTCTTTTTGAGTAATCGGATTTAACCACCACTTAGCTAATTGTTTGACTTTCCAATGGAGAATTTGTAGTATTTTCAGTGTGTTTATAATAAAGATATTAGAATTAAAATAGAaactattaaaattaaataacatgACAGCTAGTCTAGATCAGACATTTTATCTGATCCATAAAGACAAGCGGTCTCAAGAAACCGTGCAAAGACCAGCGTTATCTTATCACAAAACATGCCATGAATTCTTCACGCATGTTCCGATTCCAACTATTTTAAACCATTCCACATAGAACATTATTTTTAGAAACGGAGACATATTTCCAGACACAAATACTTTAAGAATATGCTCCCCAAACCC includes:
- the RND3 gene encoding rho-related GTP-binding protein RhoE — encoded protein: MKERRSQKLSSKSVMDPNQNVKCKIVVVGDSQCGKTALLHVFAKDSFPENYVPTVFENYTASFEIDTQRIELSLWDTSGSPYYDNVRPLSYPDSDAVLICFDISRPETLDSVLKKWKGEIQEFCPNTKMLLVGCKSDLRTDLSTLVELSNHRQAPVSYDQGANMAKQIGAATYIECSALQSENSVRDIFHVATLACVNKANKNLKRNKTQRTTKRISHMPSRPELTTVSTDLRKDKAKSCSVM